In the genome of Pogona vitticeps strain Pit_001003342236 chromosome 13, PviZW2.1, whole genome shotgun sequence, one region contains:
- the THUMPD1 gene encoding THUMP domain-containing protein 1 encodes MAAVEATTTTPAAPSASSSSSSRKRRPKAQYLQGGAAAKRARGRPGGGGGARQLELGMSGILITCNMNERKCVAEAYSLLGEYGELLYGPEQFTDQDEDRSSEKEEEEEEEEEEEEEDDAEAALKKEVDQIRTSTEQRQRRFQSVESGANNVVFIRTLGVEPDKLVHHILNDMHVTKKKKTRVILRMLPVLGTCKAFMEDMKRYSETFFEPWFKSPLKGTFQIVYKARNNSHLNRVRVINELAGVVGHLNPENKVDLSNPEFTIVVEVIKNICCLSVVKDYVLFRKYNLQEVVKGVQEDRPEDASKVSPDANVESAKPATEEVENKEEPEDKREAKANDNHVD; translated from the exons ATGGCGGCGGTGGAggcgacgacgacgacgccgGCCGCGCcctcggcctcctcctcctcctcctcccgcaaGCGGCGGCCCAAGGCCCAGTACCTGCAGGGGGGAGCGGCGGCCAAGCGGGCCCGGGGGCGGccgggcgggggcggcggcgctCGGCAGCTGGAGCTGGGCATGAGCGGCATCCTCATCACCTGCAACATGAACGAGCGCAAGTGCGTGGCCGAAGCCTACAGCCTCCTGGGCGAGTACGGCGAGCTCCTCTACGGGCCCGAGCAG TTCACAGACCAAGATGAGGATAGATcatcagaaaaggaggaggaggaggaggaggaagaagaagaggaggaggaagatgatgctgaagcagctttaaaaaaagaagttgatCAGATCCGCACTTCGACAGAACAGAGGCAACGGCGATTCCAGTCAGTGGAGAGTGGCGCCAACAATGTCGTTTTTATCAGAACCCTGGGTGTAG AACCTGACAAGCTGGTACATCACATCCTAAATGATATGCATGtcaccaaaaagaagaaaaccagagTCATCCTGCGCATGTTGCCTGTTTTGGGCACCTGCAAAGCCTTTATGGAGGACATGAAACGATATTCAGAGACTTTCTTTGAGCCGTGGTTTAAAAGTCCTCTTAAGGGCACTTTTCAGATTGTTTACAAGGCTCGAAACAACAGCCATCTGAACAGAGTGAGAGTCATCAATGAACTGGCAG GAGTGGTGGGTCACCTTAATCCAGAAAACAAAGTCGACCTGAGCAACCCCGAGTTCACCATTGTGGTGGAGGTGATAAAAAACATCTGTTGCTTGAGTGTGGTGAAGGACTATGTTCTGTTCAGGAAATACAACCTCCAAGAGGTGGTGAAAGGCGTCCAAGAGGACAGGCCGGAGGATGCTTCAAAAGTATCGCCAGATGCCAATGTGGAAAGTGCCAAACCAGCGACAGAGGAAGTGGAAAACAAAGAGGAGCCCGAAGACAAGAGGGAGGCAAAAGCCAATGACAATCATGTGGACTAG